The DNA window gcttggaatttgaaaattgattcatttttcaagaagcaagggtttcagaagtgtgagatggaatatggagtctatgtgcgacattctggaagcaatataaTTCTGttgtgtatgtatgttgatgacatattgcttacggggagttgtacaaaagatctgatgaagttcaagaaggtgctgatgaatgagtttgagattacagaccttgggaaaatgtcatattttctagggatggagattctgtattcagaagatggtatcattctgcatcagctgaagtatgaattagaacttctgaagaaattcaaactggagaattgcaaagctgctgttacaccgtcagaaacgaatcaaaagttggactctgattctgaaggtgaagatgttgatgctacgatattcaaacagctggttggttctctaaggtatttgtgtaataccaggcctgatatatgctatgcagttggattggttagtaggttcatgagtaaacctaagtggtcccattaccaagctgctgtcataGTCTTGAGATatatcaagggaactctgaagtttggcatattgtttccttctgggagaaagaaagaatcagagttattgagttattttgattctgattggtgtggagacagagttgatagaaggagtacttctggatatttgttcatgtttctgggaggtcctatttcttggagttccaagaagcaacctgttgttgctctatcaacatgtgaagctgagtacatcgtaggcgctgtagctgcatgtcaagctgtgtggcttctgaatctattagaagatttgaagattagagtgaagaagcctctgaagctgatgattgataacaagtctgcaatcaatcttgctaaGAATCTGGTGTTACacagaagaagcaagcatattgagactaagtatcatttcttgagaagccaagtccagaatggaacattagaagttgtgcactgtagcacccagaagcagatggctgatgttctgacgaaggcgatcaagTTATGGTCATTTATATTCGTGGAGAGTTCACCATACAGCATATATTCGTGGCTTTTAAAGTTATGGTCATTTATATCCGTAACAATGATTATACCAGATAAACAGTTATGTGACTCAGCTCCCTAGTTCATTCAGAAATTATTTAGAAATTATTTcctagttcattcatcatcaacacCTTCTAAGGTAAGACATATCAGCTATTAATTCTTCATTTCATGAACCTACAAAACACATTGATCTTGTTTTCCATCTTGTGTGAGAGAAATTACAACAAAAATTGTTTCACTTGTTGTTAGTTTTTACCACACGGCAGCTTTTACAGATGCTTTTGCTAAACCACGAGTAATTTTATCAGACAACAAGATATGCTAGTAAGTTCAGAATTTATGATTCACATAATTTGCAATGGAATGGAAGCAAAGTAGCATTTTTTATATATCAGTATCTACAAAACCAAAGAAACTTACTATTAAAAGAATCAATATTATTACATAACTACTACACCATACTCTTTATGGACATTCTTAAAGACCTTTAGGACAATGATAATGGATACATAGCACTGGAAATCAACACAAACCTTGTGGCTTCCATCATCATGTTATTTCTACAATTATTATACTATTTCTTATCTCTCTATATGTTTCATCAATGCCAAGCTGAAGCTGATATCAAATTCCTGTTCTTCCACCCCAACAACATGGCTCCATCTTTCTCCACTAATGTATAATGCTCTGAGTAGCATCTCAGAAGGCTTCTTATAACAGAATTCACATAAGAACTCAAAGGACATTGACGAAATCCGGCCATTGTCAGCCTGGACTTCCACTTTCCGAACAGTTCGTGTCGCTCAATCCTTTCCTTTCCTTCACAAGCAATGATATTGACGATATCCCGAGCCAAGCAATGCTGCTCCACGTTAATCCTGTCCTTGCTGTTTCTCGAGAGTGTGACATCGATAGACTCGAAGATTGCCAAGTAGTAATCTAAAGTTTCTACGAACCTGTTGAAGAAAGGGGTTGTGTTTGTGTTTGATTCCTGCTCGACGAGTGTGACCACTTTCGGAGAGAGAGATTTCACCATTCTCAAAAGTCCATCTCTTGGATTATTCACATCAACACTCTCATCAGCTGTGTGATGGAGTTGCAATGGAAAATTCACAGCCAAAGCTTCTCCATGTCTGATATCGAGCATGTTTTTTGTCACATCGGGACCGAAAACGGAGAGCCCGTGAAACTCAACTGGGATGCCGAATTTCTTTGACATCAAGGCCAATCTTTTCCCGACTACTTCTAGTCCTTCTCCACGAGCATATCTAGAGACTGGATCGTCGATTCCTGTGATACGCACATGGGGAGCACCACCGGGTCTTGCAGCAAGAGCTTGAAGAAGTGTCATCCATTGAGTTCCTTGAGCAATCTGAAAGTCTATGATATGTATGTGATCCTCATTCCTACAAGCTTCCGCAATGGCTCCGTTAGCAGCCATATAACCAAATTTCAAGTAGGGACAGATTTCGTAAAGCAGATGCATGTAAGTGAGTAATTCTTCGCCCTCAGGCTCTCTACACTTAAGAGCACGATAGATGCTATTCCCCGACGCTTCCTTCCTTGCAACAAGCCCTTCTACCATATAAGCACCGAGCCTCTGGATCGGCTCCCCGTTGATAGACACGGCATTTCTAGCCGTTTCTATCAATTGGTTGAAATCTTGTGTGTTGTTTTCAGCCATGGCTTTGGCACATGCAATCAGTAATTGCTTTAAATCGCCTGACGGAAACCCTTGTAGAGATGACTCCTCCTCCAACTTTCGACGTTTTTCTACGTGCACAACTTCATTTGATTGCCTACTGCTGCTAGTAGCATGTGATGGTTGATTTTGAATATACTGTGACCCTTGGCTCACATGGCCCCATGATCTATATCTCGGTCCAGATGCTGTTTCCCTGATGCTCTCACCCAATGAAGAATTAGACGTAGTAACTTCGTTATCATCGGGAGCCATCAACGCAGTTTCTAGCTCCAACAAGGCGTGTTGAACTATCTGGTTACAGCTCGGTGGAAGAGATCTTTTAGCTGAATACAATTGCAAATTTTCTCTGAGATTATCAACCGATGAAACCGATCTATGCACATAACGATTGGTTTCCAGTGCAGAGTTATAAGAGACGCTTATACCAGAGAGCGTTTCACCCGAGTTCTGTTGCTCATAGTTGTCACCAAATGCAGAAAGGTTATCCGAATCAAAATGAGAGGAAAAAGGTGAATCGGGCGAGTTTCCAATGCCGACTTTCAAGGAACCAAGCAAACCATTTTGAAGTGATGGAATAGTGGAAAAAGATGACATGTTAGGTAATCCTGCACTTGTCATATTGAAACTATAAAGTTGCTGAGAGTCCATACTTCGATCTCAAATCAGATGATTCGGATGATTATGCACGAGATGAGGATATCCTAATAATCGGCTTAATGAATCAGAAATCAAGCATCAAAGAAATTTGCCCCAATTATTCCAACAATAAGCATATAAACCTGCAATAACAATAAAGACATAcatgaaaatttgaaaatgaatacAAATTTTCATAAAAGCAAAATGAAAAATTCACACCAGAATTCGTCTAGCTCAACTGTAACACGTAGATAATCATAAAAATTAACGAAATAAAAAACTTAGTAAACCTTAAACTAACATTCTATGTCGGTGCTCATTCCAAAACAGCTTTTGACCAATAAGTTGGTTGGTAAATTTTCAATATTTCATAGAAAAAATTGTTCCAAACCCAGAACTCACTTTAATTCTAAACCGACTTATCAACTTCCATACCAAATTATTAATGACAAAGAagctaaatttattaaaaaaaagcatgaagtaaaaaaaaaaaaacaattaattcaaTAAGCTATTTTTTTCAACTAAAGAAAAATCAAGAAGAGAAAACATGTGTTCGTtcagacaaaaaaaaaacatgtttggaAAAGGAAAGGAAGTTACCttaaaaaaatgaagaacaaAATTCAGCGCCGACAAATGAGAAACTTGTGTTCGTTCAGACTAAGGTTATGAATTTGTGCGGTAACAAAATATATTAACGTTGTTCGTGTTGAATTCTTTGCTGTTTTGGGAAGAAAGTAGGTTCGGTTTTTGATGTTCTTATAACTGAATTGAATTTCATGATGTGTATGCGTATATATATAGACCGACTAAGATACGTTTTCGTCAACAAAAAAAGATAGAGTTAACGGTGACGGTAACGGTGATTGAGTGAGATTGTGTTGAATAGTTAACGGTAGAAGAGGAAGTAGAAGTGTTGAGTTAACGGAGCCGACCACACGTTTGGGTGATGTTGCAGATGAACATTCGTGGGTGTTTCTAAACGCGGGTCGTGAGGTCACGCGCTCGGTTTTGAGCGTGGGTTTGGGTTAAGAATTGGTGTCGTCAACCACTAGAGTTTTTTTGGAGATTTGATTTGGATTAGTATCTAAAATAGAATGTGAAATTTAATAATATGAAGTTTAAATTGGGATGACCGTCAAAATACGTGGTCATGTTTAGAGCAGATAAAATTGTGATATCTATTTGTAATTTGTTCACTTTGAACTTATAATtgctcaaaaatatatttttatttagtttgatttttaagtatttttttaaagGCAAATTCTTTGGTACAAGTTGGGTACTAGTATTTTTAGGGTCTGTTCGGTAAAAAATAGCGGTTGACCGATAAGTTAgctgataacttatagcttaCGACTGATGGCTTATAGCTTATTGCGGATGGtagagactgatagcttataagctaattgaagtgtttggtaaaattagcggttgaattaacttataaatgtaaaataacataaaaatatttaatatataattattttattttaaattaaaataaattataagggttaaaaatgaattttaattaaaataataaggataaaaaaggaagaaaaaataataagctataagccataagctaaaacgctatttgaaatagcgtctaaaaagtaagctataagctagtaaaataagctataagctcgtgatgaaaagaccgttaccaaacaggtctaaattatcatatgagcttataagacataagacataagctataagctcgaaaacacgtcttaccaaacagagccatagtgtaaattgtatttaaattttaatttattttaaataaaataaaatataatagtgaCGTGACATTGAATTCCTCTATTTAATTGGTTGAAGATACCGGTACCCAACTAAACTCAATGGTACCAGAGTATTCACtttattgaattaaattaaattatttggtttgattttgtttgatgatcaatttatcacatttttttaaataatatatttgtctTTATATTCTCTATTAttctgttttttgttttgttattattttttttatattatctattttatttagaGATTAATTGATATGTATTGTGTTGTAAAAATTTTTAAACAAACCAACGGTGCATCACAACCAttcttatataatatattttaaatataatatattttaaatgtgattttttaatTCAATAAATTTAATTTGTCGGTTTAATCAAATGTTTCTAATGAGAAAACTTAAATACAATTCTTTAAGCAtgatttttactatttttcaatgaaaatataataagtgtATTTAAAATCTTTCTCTAatctttattatataataaagtttatttttatagaccaaatacattaatcattctataaatttaaaaactgaattttctttataataaataccaaaagaaatattattaaagaaatgaaaatagaattttatatatatatatatatatatatatatatatatatatatatatatatatatatatatatatatatatatatatatatatatatatatatatatatatatgaaaattttatatatttctcatttttcattgaaaaattattataaagtatttaaaaaattatatctaaattttcttctttttctaatATACATTGAAATAACAAACTATGATTTTCAATAAAAACGAGAGAAAGCGAAATGatgaatttttatatataattgattttattattttaattgtttaaaactTTTGGTGTTCTAATTTGGATAAGTTTggcacaaatatatatattttagtaaCCAATTAGAGTCAAACCTCTACGCATTAATCATGGAATAACGACTAATGTGCTTTTTTTAAACAAAAGTATTGCTTAGGATTATAAATTTATCTTGTTTGTGGTGGAAACAATCTAAAACAAACAGCTATGAGAAAGTAGGTCTAAACTTTTTAAGTTTTTAATAGAACCTTTTAATCAATGAATCCCCCATTTTTTGACCACATATTAACCTTGGGAAGAAATAAAATTACATTAGAAACTTGTGTGTGAGTGAGTCGAGTCGGGTTTGTGTAAAAAAGATTCTATCAAAGTAGATTAAATCGTTGGATATAAAATATGAGCACGTCTCTTGGTTATAAGTTAAATCGTAATTTTTCACGTTGTAAGAGTCTAATATTTTTATCGAGAATCAACTTTGTTGGCCACAATACTAACTTTTACTTGTGTATTGCAATTTCAAGGGTTGAATTTTTAGCTCAAACGTATCTCACACACTCTCTCGTTTTAACAACTCTCATTCTTTTTAAGTTaattgaatttttggaattttttccatATAAACATTTTTCCAATCCTTAATACTAATATATCCATCTTATCTTACCATCATAATTTTCAATATATACTCATATTTGAACAAAAAATAACCAAATAGGATACTTCACATTTGCTCTTATATCTAAATGATACtctttactttttaaattttatttatattttctccAAATTTTCGTGCATATTTGATTTTTCCTTACGTAGTTttgaatacaaaaataaaatatattgtaattttttctaaaaaaaaactgCAAGAAACGTCAAAATATGCACATAAAAAATGtgcaaaaaactaaaattaattttaaaaaaatacagagCGTCAATTCAATTAAAACTCCCTATTTAAATATAAGAGCATGCGCCAATTTTTTTAACTAGTCATTTTTTTAAACATGGGTATAATGGAAATTATGGTGGAAATATGAGTatattagtattaaatgttgGAAATATGAGTATATTAGTATTTTTCACTCTCTCAGTATTATGGCAACTTTAGTGAAGAAATGGAAAATAAAGAAGAGGAGAGTATAAAGCGAGATTGAAGAGTTTCCAATTCTTAATCTAGTGTGAAATTAAGTGAGGAGAAATCATCAATTTAGAGTAAAagaattggctaaacaaatttaTGGGCATTTTTCATGTTCTAATCGATTAACCTTAATTGTTATTAAATTAGTCAACCCTAATATAGAAAGTTTTTGAATTACTATGTTCTTAATTAATTTAAGGCTTCCCTAATTGATTCCAGGTACTTTAAATGTGTTAGTCGATTAACCAGTGTAAAAGACCCTCATAAATAGGTGATTAAGTAAGTCATGAATCAATTAAGGACGTGTATAAAAATATTCTCAGGTATTTTAACCAATAAAAGAGGCTGCAAAACTTATTTGAGGGTGTGTGGGTTACTTTATTATTTCTAGAGTTATTCTTATATCTTTATATTACACTGATAGACACGCGCTAAGTCTAAGATTAagcgagctttcacactttcttTCTTTTACAACTTTGGAGCTTCAAATTTTCTTACGTGATTCATTATTTATTTAGCACTTTAAACATAACACGACTCTTCTAAATTATGATACTTGATCAAATATTGTTTGGTAGTTGTCACTATTCACTACAGACTTCACCAAACGTCATTTTACCTTGGGTGTTGTCATCATTGAGGTGGATAGTCATTTGATCTCACAAAGAGTTTGTTAATCACTAATAGACAAATACATTGTAAATTCTTTTTGACATaaggtgttgtcatcatcaaaatcattgagaTCATCTGACAATTATAGACAATTGtacctgcaagcacatagatccacattCCCCCTCCATGATGATAACAACGCCTCTCCCAGAGACGtggtaaaaatataaaatatatataaaatattaaagtgGTTAAACTCCTCTTTATAAATAAAGAGAGTATACTCTACTCTCCTTGAGAGAATAATTCTTCCACTTTGACATTATTTAAAAGGCATGAAAAAGATAGATGACAGCGCAAGCACATAAATTacaaataatcatttaaaaacataatatattCAATCACCAAAAACATCATTTATTTAATCAAAGAGAAGAGATATTGAAATAAATTACTGAAGGCTAAAAAACAAGCAACAAAACAAACATAGCAAGCATAATATACACAAACTACTTAGTGCCATCATCATCACTAAACGACCTAGGCTTCAAAGGCATTTTTGTTTTAGTGAGCTTGCGAGCCAAGTAATCAATCTTGGCATTTGTCCTTCTTTGAGCTCTGGCTTGATCATTTTGGTTCTGAATAATGGTGTTGAGCAGCACTTCAGTAGGAGAAGTTTAAGGGATTTCATTAT is part of the Vicia villosa cultivar HV-30 ecotype Madison, WI linkage group LG2, Vvil1.0, whole genome shotgun sequence genome and encodes:
- the LOC131653684 gene encoding chitin-inducible gibberellin-responsive protein 1-like; translated protein: MDSQQLYSFNMTSAGLPNMSSFSTIPSLQNGLLGSLKVGIGNSPDSPFSSHFDSDNLSAFGDNYEQQNSGETLSGISVSYNSALETNRYVHRSVSSVDNLRENLQLYSAKRSLPPSCNQIVQHALLELETALMAPDDNEVTTSNSSLGESIRETASGPRYRSWGHVSQGSQYIQNQPSHATSSSRQSNEVVHVEKRRKLEEESSLQGFPSGDLKQLLIACAKAMAENNTQDFNQLIETARNAVSINGEPIQRLGAYMVEGLVARKEASGNSIYRALKCREPEGEELLTYMHLLYEICPYLKFGYMAANGAIAEACRNEDHIHIIDFQIAQGTQWMTLLQALAARPGGAPHVRITGIDDPVSRYARGEGLEVVGKRLALMSKKFGIPVEFHGLSVFGPDVTKNMLDIRHGEALAVNFPLQLHHTADESVDVNNPRDGLLRMVKSLSPKVVTLVEQESNTNTTPFFNRFVETLDYYLAIFESIDVTLSRNSKDRINVEQHCLARDIVNIIACEGKERIERHELFGKWKSRLTMAGFRQCPLSSYVNSVIRSLLRCYSEHYTLVEKDGAMLLGWKNRNLISASAWH